In Terriglobus sp. TAA 43, a single window of DNA contains:
- a CDS encoding MotA/TolQ/ExbB proton channel family protein, which translates to MILAHAAAAFAHVPATLGMFFQEEGGAAAGGFSVLSMLKSMGWIDLVVVGLLFIMSIWSLAVMIDRALYFSAAKSQSREFAPKVAGALKDGRLDEAIKVADRSKKSHLAEVVTAGLQEFRSYGSGGAISDEQIESSKRALERSEAIVHAKLKRGLGSLATIGSTAPFIGLFGTVVGILHAFQQIATQKTSGIGAVAGGISEALVTTAFGLLVAIPAVMAFNYFTNKVESFDVEMDNSSSELVDYFIKQSQR; encoded by the coding sequence GTGATTCTCGCTCACGCAGCAGCAGCATTCGCTCATGTACCCGCCACCCTCGGCATGTTCTTCCAGGAAGAAGGCGGCGCAGCAGCCGGCGGCTTCTCCGTTCTCTCCATGCTTAAGAGCATGGGTTGGATCGATCTTGTTGTGGTCGGCCTGCTCTTCATCATGTCCATCTGGTCGCTGGCCGTCATGATCGACCGCGCCCTCTACTTCTCGGCAGCCAAGAGCCAGTCGCGTGAATTCGCGCCCAAGGTTGCTGGTGCTCTGAAGGACGGACGTCTGGACGAAGCAATCAAGGTTGCTGACCGTTCGAAGAAGTCGCACCTCGCTGAAGTTGTTACCGCTGGCCTGCAGGAGTTCCGCTCCTACGGTTCGGGTGGCGCAATCTCCGACGAGCAGATCGAATCCTCGAAGCGCGCTCTGGAGCGTTCGGAAGCCATCGTTCACGCCAAGCTGAAGCGCGGTCTGGGTTCGCTGGCAACCATCGGTTCCACCGCACCGTTCATCGGCCTCTTCGGCACCGTCGTCGGCATTCTGCACGCCTTCCAGCAGATCGCTACGCAGAAGACCTCGGGTATCGGCGCAGTCGCCGGCGGTATCTCGGAAGCTCTGGTTACGACCGCTTTCGGTCTGCTTGTAGCTATCCCTGCCGTTATGGCCTTCAACTACTTCACGAACAAGGTTGAGTCCTTCGACGTGGAGATGGACAACAGCTCCTCCGAGCTCGTCGACTACTTCATCAAGCAGTCGCAGCGCTAG